The Henckelia pumila isolate YLH828 unplaced genomic scaffold, ASM3356847v2 CTG_461:::fragment_3, whole genome shotgun sequence genome window below encodes:
- the LOC140871805 gene encoding RHOMBOID-like protein 2, translated as MAGEDIESRGVEKNNYSSADAFEEGENQWASWLIPVFVVANVAMFLVVMYVNNCPRDFKNRGWSLLGHNDKCAARFLGRFSFQPLRENPLFGPSSATLEKLGALNWNKVVHRHQGWRLISCIWLHAGIIHLIANMMSLVFIGVRLEQQFGFVRVGVIYLLSGFGGSILSSLFIQNQISVGASGSLFGLLGAMLSELITNWSIYTNKIVALSTLLFIVLVNLAVGILPHVDNFAHIGGFLAGILLGFVLLPRPQFGWIERHNLPVGVRAKSKYKGYQYVLWLVSLILLIVGFMVGLVMLFRGVNGYERCRWCRYVSCVPTSKWECDEP; from the exons ATGGCGGGTGAGGATATAGAGAGCAGAGGAGTGGAGAAAAACAACTACTCAAGCGCAGACGCGTTCGAGGAGGGGGAAAACCAGTGGGCTTCGTGGCTGATTCCGGTGTTTGTGGTGGCTAATGTTGCGATGTTTCTGGTGGTGATGTATGTGAATAATTGCCCCAGGGATTTCAAGAACAGGGGTTGGAGTTTGCTTGGCCACAATGACAAGTGCGCGGCGAGGTTTCTTGGAAGATTTTCTTTCCAGCCGCTGAGGGAGAATCCACTCTTCGGCCCTTCTTCTGCAAC ATTAGAGAAGTTGGGTGCACTTAATTGGAATAAAGTTGTACACCGCCATCAAGGCTGGAGGCTTATCTCATGTATCTGGTTACATGCTGGCATTATACATCTCATAGCAAACATGATGAGCCTCGTCTTCATCGGTGTTCGACTTGAGCAGCAATTTGGCTTCG TGCGAGTTGGCGTCATCTATTTGCTATCCGGATTCGGTGGGAGCATACTATCATCTTTATTTATCCAAAACCAAATATCTGTTGGTGCCTCTGGTTCACTTTTTGGGCTTCTTGGAGCCATGCTTTCCGAGTTGATCACAAACTGGTCTATATACACCAACAAG ATCGTGGCATTATCAACCCTTTTGTTTATAGTCTTGGTTAACCTAGCAGTTGGGATTCTTCCACATGTTGATAACTTCGCCCATATCGGGGGATTCTTGGCCGGAATCTTGCTTGGCTTTGTTCTTTTGCCTCGTCCACAGTTCGGGTGGATCGAAAGACACAATCTCCCTGTCGGAGTTCGTGCAAAATCTAAGTACAAGGGGTATCAATACGTGCTTTGGTTGGTGTCCTTGATATTGCTAATCGTCGG ATTTATGGTCGGACTCGTGATGCTGTTCCGGGGAGTGAATGGATACGAGCGTTGCCGTTGGTGTCGCTATGTGAGCTGCGTCCCGACGTCGAAATGGGAATGCGATGAACCTTGA
- the LOC140872169 gene encoding DNA-directed RNA polymerases II, IV and V subunit 6A-like — MADEDYDMDGGYEDEPMDPEIDEGAEVEEEDNNNNEEAPDPIDGEGDGKEEQEPTKRPRKTSKYMTKYERARILGTRAVQISMNAPVMVELEGETDPLEIAMKELRQRKIPFTIRRYLPDGSYEDWGVDELIVEDSWKRQVGGE, encoded by the exons ATGGCCGACGAGGACTATGACATGGATGGAGG GTACGAAGATGAGCCTATGGATCCTGAAATTGAC GAAGGAGCAGAGGTTGAAGAAGAAGATAACAACAACAATGAGGAAGCACCTGATCCAATTGATGGAGAAGGAGATGGAAAAGAGGAGCAAGAACCTACTAAACGCCCTCGGAAGACATCCAAATATATGACCAAATATGAAAGAGCTAGAATACTTGGCACACGGGCCGTGCAGATAAG CATGAACGCCCCAGTTATGGTTGAGTTGGAGGGTGAAACTGACCCACTCGAG ATTGCAATGAAGGAGCTGCGACAGAGAAAAATACCTTTCACCATCCGGCGATACCTCCCTGATGGAAG CTATGAAGATTGGGGGGTGGATGAGTTGATTGTGGAGGACTCCTGGAAAAGACAAGTGGGAGGTGAATGA